One genomic window of Cellulophaga sp. Hel_I_12 includes the following:
- a CDS encoding sterol desaturase family protein gives MNEYIQIIINAIVGTFNWTWKSIIFEVPWYTNYFWGLILISLLVWGLEMLFPWRKNQSVFRKDFWLDAFYMFFNFFLFAIVISGFYKLLAKVFSELGVAASSFALIDFSTWPMWGQLLVFFVLLDFVQWFTHILLHKYPFLWEFHKVHHSVKEMGFAAHLRYHWMENILYKPLKTLAVMLLGGFEPEQAYIVHFIAITIGHFNHSNIKITYGPFKYLLNNPVMHLYHHAHELPKGTYGVNFGISLSLWDYIFKTNYIPEESGTIQLGFEGDDAFPKDFLHQNIHGFVKSKKNDNSSAAH, from the coding sequence ATGAACGAATACATACAAATTATTATCAATGCTATTGTTGGCACGTTCAATTGGACTTGGAAATCTATTATTTTTGAAGTGCCTTGGTATACCAACTATTTTTGGGGTTTAATTTTAATTTCATTGCTTGTTTGGGGATTAGAAATGCTATTTCCTTGGAGAAAAAATCAATCTGTTTTCCGTAAAGATTTTTGGCTCGATGCTTTTTATATGTTTTTTAATTTTTTTCTATTCGCTATTGTTATCAGTGGTTTTTATAAACTTTTAGCGAAAGTATTTTCTGAACTGGGAGTAGCTGCTAGCAGTTTCGCACTAATCGATTTTTCAACGTGGCCCATGTGGGGACAATTACTCGTGTTTTTTGTGTTGTTAGATTTTGTGCAATGGTTTACCCATATTTTATTACATAAGTATCCATTTTTATGGGAATTTCACAAAGTACATCACAGCGTGAAAGAGATGGGTTTTGCAGCGCATCTACGGTATCATTGGATGGAAAACATATTGTATAAACCTTTAAAGACCCTTGCGGTTATGCTATTGGGTGGTTTTGAACCGGAACAAGCTTATATTGTTCATTTTATAGCCATTACTATTGGTCACTTTAATCATTCAAACATTAAAATTACCTATGGTCCTTTTAAATATCTTTTAAACAATCCTGTGATGCATTTATACCATCATGCACACGAGTTACCAAAAGGAACATATGGTGTAAATTTTGGTATTAGCTTAAGCCTTTGGGATTATATATTTAAAACCAATTATATTCCAGAAGAAAGTGGCACCATTCAATTGGGGTTTGAGGGAGATGATGCTTTTCCCAAAGATTTTCTACACCAGAATATACATGGATTTGTGAAATCTAAAAAAAATGATAATTCGAGTGCTGCACATTGA
- a CDS encoding arsenite methyltransferase: MNKEQELKNIVKERYSKIAEQGKVENASSCCGATTPSNKVYNIMMDDYSETSGYVADADLGLGCGLPTQFAQIKKGDTVVDLGSGAGNDCFVARNETGNEGKVIGIDFTPIMIQKARINAEKLGFNNVEFREGDIDAMPLSDAIADVIVSNCVLNLVPNKEKVFKDIYRVLKPGGHFSISDIVLVGELPASLLKDAEMYAGCVAGAIQKSQYLKLIENNGFKAVKIQKEKTIVIPDDILEKYLSKNEIQAFKESKTGIFSITVYAEKEGIPQEKLN, translated from the coding sequence ATGAACAAAGAACAAGAATTAAAAAATATCGTTAAAGAACGCTACAGTAAAATTGCGGAGCAAGGAAAAGTTGAAAATGCTTCTTCATGCTGCGGTGCCACTACCCCATCGAATAAAGTCTATAATATCATGATGGATGATTATTCTGAAACCAGTGGCTACGTAGCAGATGCTGATTTAGGATTGGGATGTGGATTGCCCACACAATTCGCTCAAATAAAAAAGGGCGATACCGTTGTTGACCTAGGTTCTGGTGCTGGAAACGACTGTTTTGTAGCTCGAAACGAAACAGGGAACGAAGGAAAAGTTATCGGCATAGACTTTACGCCTATCATGATTCAAAAGGCACGTATCAACGCCGAAAAATTAGGCTTTAACAATGTCGAGTTTCGAGAAGGAGATATTGATGCCATGCCTTTAAGTGATGCAATAGCTGACGTAATCGTGAGTAATTGTGTTTTGAATTTAGTTCCAAACAAAGAAAAAGTTTTCAAAGATATATATAGAGTATTAAAGCCAGGAGGTCATTTTAGTATTTCTGATATTGTTCTTGTGGGCGAATTACCAGCATCTTTATTAAAAGATGCCGAAATGTATGCAGGTTGCGTTGCAGGTGCCATACAAAAGAGCCAATACCTTAAATTAATTGAAAACAATGGATTTAAGGCTGTTAAAATTCAAAAAGAAAAAACGATTGTGATTCCGGATGATATTCTAGAAAAATACCTTTCAAAAAATGAAATACAAGCCTTTAAGGAGAGTAAAACAGGGATTTTCAGTATCACCGTGTATGCAGAAAAAGAAGGAATACCTCAAGAAAAGCTAAACTAA
- a CDS encoding helix-turn-helix transcriptional regulator — protein MGLAKTEIFTEEQNKIALFAKVFGHPARVAILEHLFKINTCICGDLVIEIGLAQPTISQHLKELKHLGLIRGNVEGTSVCYCIDQENWLKMKEVMLHFLNQDISKTDCC, from the coding sequence ATGGGCTTAGCTAAAACTGAGATATTTACGGAAGAACAAAACAAAATTGCCTTGTTTGCAAAAGTCTTTGGGCATCCAGCTAGAGTAGCTATCCTAGAACATTTATTTAAAATAAATACGTGTATTTGCGGCGATTTAGTCATTGAAATTGGACTTGCACAACCTACGATTTCACAACATTTAAAAGAGCTAAAACATTTAGGACTTATTAGAGGCAATGTGGAAGGAACAAGCGTTTGTTATTGTATTGACCAGGAAAATTGGCTAAAAATGAAAGAAGTCATGCTTCACTTTTTAAACCAAGACATCTCTAAAACTGATTGTTGTTAA
- a CDS encoding DUF3365 domain-containing protein, producing MKKEMLLVIFISLVACKETGKKSDVSVRQINVENTEQHRGKELMETNCYSCHNPNAKAKNRIAPPMIAVKEHYTKENTTKEAFIKDIIAWTKKPGIETSKMPGAVKRFGLMPYLPYPEEDIERIADYMFTHDIDAPEWVEDHQKQERKKVNAPERAAEDIGLSYALATKQTLGKNLMSAIQKKGTLGALEFCTIQAYPLTDSMSTVHNAKIKRVSDKPRNPKNQANTEELGYIENFKTAMSNKTAVEAITKKQGSTVSFYYPITTNAMCLQCHGTEKEVSPETYKAIKNLYPNDKALGYAENEVRGIWSIQFNVEN from the coding sequence ATGAAAAAAGAGATGCTTCTTGTAATTTTTATAAGCCTAGTGGCCTGTAAAGAGACTGGTAAAAAATCAGATGTTAGTGTGCGACAAATTAATGTCGAAAACACAGAACAACATCGCGGTAAAGAACTCATGGAAACGAACTGTTATAGCTGCCATAACCCCAATGCTAAGGCTAAAAACCGAATTGCTCCTCCTATGATTGCTGTAAAGGAGCATTATACTAAAGAGAATACTACTAAAGAAGCATTCATTAAAGATATCATCGCTTGGACTAAAAAGCCAGGTATAGAAACATCGAAAATGCCCGGTGCAGTTAAGCGTTTTGGACTTATGCCTTACCTTCCCTATCCTGAAGAAGATATAGAACGTATTGCCGATTATATGTTTACCCACGATATTGATGCACCAGAATGGGTTGAAGATCATCAAAAACAAGAACGTAAAAAAGTAAATGCACCCGAGCGTGCCGCAGAAGACATTGGTTTAAGCTATGCTCTTGCTACGAAACAAACCTTAGGCAAAAACTTAATGAGTGCCATTCAAAAAAAAGGCACATTAGGAGCTTTAGAGTTTTGTACTATTCAAGCCTACCCTTTAACAGATAGTATGTCGACAGTTCATAATGCAAAAATTAAACGCGTTAGTGATAAACCAAGAAACCCAAAAAACCAAGCAAATACCGAGGAACTAGGTTACATTGAAAATTTTAAAACTGCAATGAGCAACAAAACGGCCGTAGAAGCTATTACCAAAAAACAGGGTTCTACCGTTAGTTTTTACTATCCCATAACTACAAATGCGATGTGTTTACAATGTCATGGAACCGAAAAAGAAGTTTCTCCCGAAACGTATAAAGCCATAAAAAATTTGTATCCGAATGATAAAGCGCTTGGCTATGCGGAAAATGAAGTGAGAGGTATTTGGAGTATTCAGTTTAATGTAGAAAATTAA
- a CDS encoding heavy-metal-associated domain-containing protein — protein sequence MQNSIIVQNLKCGGCAKTISSKITAIPNITGINVNIETATISFTSDSAESTLKVKEKLKQIGYPAIDEENSLTSKAKSFVSCATGKMS from the coding sequence ATGCAAAATTCAATCATCGTTCAGAATTTAAAATGTGGTGGCTGTGCAAAAACAATAAGCTCAAAAATAACAGCTATTCCGAATATTACTGGGATTAACGTTAACATAGAAACAGCTACGATATCATTTACTTCTGACAGTGCAGAAAGTACTTTAAAGGTCAAAGAAAAACTTAAACAAATAGGCTATCCTGCTATTGACGAAGAAAATTCATTGACATCAAAAGCCAAATCGTTTGTAAGCTGTGCTACTGGTAAAATGTCCTAA
- a CDS encoding rhodanese-like domain-containing protein encodes MSFLSQLFGTKSETLKAIKNLNVAEFKMAIQGKKVQLVDVRTSSEFGAGHIKNAANIDVFNSAAFEKKFEKYQKESPVYVYCRSGARSMSAAKKLVKMGFTEVVNLKGGYSAWS; translated from the coding sequence ATGTCGTTTTTAAGTCAATTATTTGGAACAAAAAGTGAAACATTAAAAGCTATAAAAAATTTAAATGTGGCCGAATTTAAAATGGCCATACAAGGTAAAAAAGTACAACTGGTAGATGTGAGAACTTCCTCCGAATTTGGCGCTGGACATATAAAAAATGCGGCAAATATTGATGTTTTTAATAGTGCTGCCTTTGAAAAAAAATTTGAAAAGTATCAAAAAGAAAGTCCTGTTTATGTCTACTGTCGTTCTGGAGCTCGCAGTATGAGTGCCGCCAAAAAGTTAGTTAAAATGGGCTTTACTGAGGTGGTAAATCTAAAAGGTGGTTATTCTGCTTGGAGCTAA
- a CDS encoding Crp/Fnr family transcriptional regulator — protein MLQQLYDNYGTIFEKELLDEIVAIGTFKEVPEGYKLIEIGEYIKSMPLLISGAIKILREDADGDELLLYYLEKGETCSMTLTCCIANSKSEIRAIAELDTVLIMIPVQKMEEWTAKYKSWRNFVFESYHKRVNELLLTVDSIAFQNMDERLLNFLKEKSRINKEDTIHNTHQEIAYDLHSSRVVISRLLKKLEEMGKIKLYRNFIKIIDL, from the coding sequence ATGTTACAACAACTGTATGATAATTACGGGACAATTTTTGAAAAAGAATTACTAGATGAAATTGTGGCCATTGGTACTTTTAAAGAAGTTCCAGAGGGTTATAAATTAATAGAAATCGGAGAATATATAAAAAGCATGCCCTTATTAATTTCAGGAGCTATTAAAATACTTCGAGAAGATGCTGATGGAGATGAACTACTTTTATATTATTTAGAAAAGGGTGAAACTTGTTCGATGACTTTAACCTGTTGTATCGCCAATTCTAAAAGTGAAATTAGGGCCATTGCGGAGCTTGATACAGTTTTAATTATGATTCCGGTTCAGAAAATGGAAGAATGGACGGCGAAATATAAATCGTGGCGGAATTTTGTATTTGAAAGCTATCACAAAAGAGTAAATGAACTTTTACTGACTGTGGATTCGATTGCCTTTCAGAATATGGATGAACGTTTACTTAATTTTTTAAAAGAAAAATCGCGTATTAACAAAGAAGATACGATTCACAATACCCATCAAGAAATTGCCTACGATCTACACAGTTCTCGGGTAGTTATTTCAAGGCTTTTAAAAAAATTAGAAGAAATGGGCAAAATAAAACTATACCGTAATTTTATAAAAATTATTGATTTATAA
- a CDS encoding mechanosensitive ion channel family protein produces the protein MNDTFGRLLYDYLVKIGINQDVVALLNSAIILTLALLLAWILDWIIWKFLRSFSIRLAKTTKSNFDNFLVSNRVPRALAHIIPLFVLFEFSPIIFFDFKYVGGLALKLLYVLTVILVLSIVKRILSAIKDYLRTLPHLKDKPLDSYIQVLMIFAWLGGILTIFAILSGSSVWQFFTALGAASAVILLIFKDSILGFVASIQVSINDMVRIGDWITFEKYGADGDVIEINLATVKVQNFDKTITTIPTYAMISDSFKNWRGMQNSGGRRIKRSLIIRQKSIRFLTEKDIVELKKIQLIASYLNTRSEQINKYNEQHEINKEVTINGRNLTNIGVFRKYIETYLENHSAINKKMTLMTRQLSPTPQGIPLEIYAFSADKRWENYEYVMADIFDHLLASLDYFDLEVFELPVSFEALNP, from the coding sequence ATGAATGATACTTTTGGACGTTTATTATACGATTATTTAGTAAAAATTGGAATAAACCAGGATGTAGTTGCCTTACTAAATTCGGCGATTATATTAACTTTGGCGCTCCTTTTAGCTTGGATTCTCGATTGGATTATTTGGAAATTTTTACGTTCATTTAGTATTAGGCTTGCGAAAACTACAAAGTCAAACTTTGATAATTTTTTAGTTTCCAATCGCGTTCCACGAGCTTTGGCGCACATTATTCCCTTATTCGTATTATTTGAATTTTCTCCTATAATATTTTTTGATTTTAAATATGTTGGGGGTTTAGCGCTAAAATTGCTTTATGTATTGACCGTCATCTTAGTTTTATCTATTGTTAAAAGAATTTTATCGGCTATAAAAGACTATTTGAGAACACTCCCGCACTTAAAAGATAAACCATTAGACAGCTACATTCAAGTACTTATGATTTTTGCCTGGTTGGGAGGTATTTTAACCATCTTTGCCATATTATCAGGAAGTTCTGTTTGGCAGTTTTTTACGGCACTAGGGGCGGCTTCAGCAGTTATTCTATTGATTTTTAAAGATTCTATTTTAGGTTTTGTTGCCAGTATACAGGTGAGTATTAATGACATGGTTCGTATAGGTGATTGGATTACTTTTGAAAAATATGGCGCAGACGGTGATGTTATCGAGATTAATTTAGCTACGGTGAAAGTTCAAAATTTTGATAAAACAATTACCACGATACCGACCTATGCCATGATTTCTGATTCCTTTAAAAATTGGCGTGGTATGCAAAATTCTGGGGGAAGACGTATAAAACGTTCCCTGATTATCCGTCAAAAAAGTATCCGTTTTTTAACCGAAAAAGACATTGTTGAATTAAAGAAAATTCAGTTGATTGCATCGTATTTAAATACCCGAAGTGAGCAAATAAATAAGTACAATGAACAGCATGAAATTAATAAAGAGGTGACTATAAACGGTAGAAACCTTACCAATATTGGCGTATTTAGAAAGTATATAGAAACCTACTTAGAAAATCATTCTGCGATTAATAAAAAAATGACCTTGATGACACGACAGTTGAGTCCTACACCACAGGGAATTCCATTAGAAATTTACGCGTTTAGTGCTGATAAACGGTGGGAAAATTACGAATATGTGATGGCAGATATTTTCGATCATCTCTTAGCTTCTTTGGATTATTTTGATTTAGAAGTGTTTGAATTACCGGTTTCTTTTGAAGCATTAAACCCTTAG
- a CDS encoding DMT family transporter has translation MELKKAFIFMLISTLSFSLMNAIVKYLVHLPAYELVFFRSLGTLLFSTSFLVFHKIPILGNKRKLLLSRAIFGVISMTLFFMSLKYLTMGTAVSLRYIAPIFAAIFAIFMLREKVKLIQWLFFAIAFGGVLVLKGLDKEIDTFGLSLIIGAAFFSGLVFVTITKIGKQDHPVVVVNYFMFVATLVGGFLMLFNFVTPKGIEWLLLLLLGVFGYFGQLYMTKAFQSASTNQVAPFKYIEVVFTVILGFFWFQESYSLWSLLGILMIIGGLVLNALYKRGSL, from the coding sequence ATGGAATTAAAAAAGGCATTTATCTTTATGCTTATCAGTACCTTGTCATTTTCTTTAATGAATGCCATTGTAAAATATTTAGTGCATTTGCCAGCGTATGAATTGGTTTTTTTTAGATCCTTAGGAACTTTACTTTTTTCAACATCATTTTTAGTCTTCCATAAAATTCCCATTTTAGGAAATAAAAGAAAATTATTACTGTCAAGGGCAATCTTTGGTGTTATTTCAATGACCTTATTCTTCATGTCATTGAAATATTTAACCATGGGAACAGCGGTATCATTACGTTATATAGCGCCTATTTTTGCCGCAATTTTCGCCATCTTTATGCTTAGAGAAAAGGTTAAACTCATTCAGTGGTTATTTTTTGCGATTGCTTTTGGAGGCGTTTTGGTGTTGAAAGGACTGGATAAAGAAATAGATACGTTTGGCCTTAGTTTAATCATCGGTGCGGCATTTTTTAGTGGCTTAGTTTTTGTGACGATTACTAAAATAGGGAAACAAGATCATCCTGTTGTCGTGGTCAATTATTTTATGTTTGTCGCTACTTTGGTGGGTGGTTTTTTAATGCTTTTTAATTTTGTGACACCTAAGGGTATAGAATGGCTTTTATTGTTGTTATTAGGAGTATTTGGCTATTTTGGACAATTGTACATGACAAAAGCTTTTCAATCAGCAAGTACCAACCAAGTTGCTCCTTTCAAATACATTGAAGTTGTTTTTACAGTGATACTTGGTTTTTTTTGGTTTCAAGAAAGCTATAGTCTTTGGAGTTTGTTGGGTATTTTGATGATTATTGGTGGTCTGGTACTTAATGCTTTATACAAAAGAGGTTCGCTCTAA
- a CDS encoding Dps family protein encodes MKTNIGISEDNRKKVTAILETLLADEFVLYTKTLKAHWNLEGHDFHTKHVFFEEHYNAIKLFTDSVAERIRKLGHYAPGTLKEFLELTHLTEKYQGDNTSHDYIKALLEDHDTIIQFIRENISKVDEDFKDAGSGDFLTGLMQEHEEMAWMLRATIAK; translated from the coding sequence ATGAAGACGAATATTGGAATATCAGAAGACAACAGAAAAAAAGTAACAGCGATACTCGAAACATTATTAGCTGATGAATTTGTTTTATATACAAAAACATTGAAAGCCCATTGGAATTTAGAGGGTCATGATTTTCATACGAAACACGTATTTTTTGAAGAGCATTACAATGCTATAAAGTTATTTACGGATAGCGTGGCAGAACGAATTCGTAAGTTAGGACATTACGCTCCTGGAACGCTAAAAGAATTTTTAGAATTAACACATCTGACTGAAAAATACCAAGGGGATAATACCAGCCATGACTATATAAAAGCCCTACTAGAAGATCATGACACCATCATACAATTTATTAGAGAAAATATATCTAAAGTCGATGAAGATTTTAAAGATGCAGGTTCAGGAGATTTCTTGACAGGCTTAATGCAAGAACATGAGGAAATGGCTTGGATGCTCAGAGCTACCATCGCCAAATAA
- the cls gene encoding cardiolipin synthase, giving the protein MSWILAAQITYILVILVIIFRVLLDTRSSTKALAYILFIIFVPFIGVFFYFSFGINYRKRKIYSKKILLDEPLWKQITQRKKSYANAITHSGIISDHYQQLIEYIQNSGISQLTANNEIKLLINGEEKFPELLSALEKATSHIHMEYYIYENDVTGNQVADLLIKKAKEGVEVRFIYDDFGSHSLDKSFIEKLNEAGVQTAPIYKIKWYALANRLNYRNHRKIVIIDTCVGFIGGINVSDKYRNDTPLKDHLFWRDTHLMVTGQATAQLQYLFICDWNFCSPNKLAYSPIYFKDYTQNKTIGKEAMQIAASGPDSSQPVIFYSLLKAINLAKKRIFITSPYFIPGESLMDALIIAIQSGLDVRILIPGISDSKMVNAVANAYYTELLRYGAKIYQYNKGFVHAKTMVIDDDLAIIGSANMDYRSFDLNFEVNAMVYSKKIAQQLADVFENDLIASEQINAINWLNRPKHLVLWEKIVRLLSPFL; this is encoded by the coding sequence ATGAGTTGGATTTTAGCTGCACAAATAACTTACATCCTTGTAATTCTTGTGATCATATTTCGAGTATTATTAGATACCCGCAGCAGTACTAAGGCTTTAGCCTACATTCTTTTTATCATTTTTGTCCCTTTTATAGGAGTGTTTTTTTACTTCTCCTTCGGAATTAATTACAGAAAAAGAAAAATATACAGCAAAAAAATTCTACTAGATGAACCTCTTTGGAAGCAAATAACCCAGAGAAAAAAATCATACGCGAATGCCATTACCCATTCAGGAATTATATCAGATCATTATCAGCAATTAATCGAATATATTCAAAATTCAGGCATCAGCCAACTTACCGCAAACAACGAAATTAAATTGTTGATTAATGGCGAAGAGAAGTTTCCTGAACTATTAAGCGCCCTTGAGAAAGCTACATCACATATTCACATGGAATATTACATTTATGAAAATGATGTTACTGGAAATCAAGTGGCAGACCTGCTTATAAAAAAAGCAAAAGAAGGTGTTGAAGTAAGGTTTATATATGATGATTTTGGAAGTCATAGCTTAGACAAATCTTTTATTGAGAAATTAAATGAGGCTGGCGTACAAACAGCACCGATTTATAAAATAAAATGGTATGCATTGGCCAATAGACTTAATTATAGAAATCATAGAAAAATAGTAATTATTGATACCTGTGTTGGCTTTATTGGTGGGATTAATGTGAGTGATAAATACCGAAATGATACGCCTTTAAAAGATCATTTATTTTGGCGTGATACCCATTTAATGGTTACAGGTCAAGCAACAGCGCAACTACAATATCTTTTTATCTGTGATTGGAATTTTTGTAGTCCAAATAAATTAGCCTATAGTCCTATCTATTTTAAAGATTACACGCAAAATAAAACTATTGGCAAAGAAGCTATGCAAATTGCTGCCTCAGGCCCTGATAGTTCGCAGCCTGTTATTTTCTATTCCTTATTAAAAGCCATTAATTTGGCTAAAAAAAGAATTTTTATTACTAGTCCATATTTTATTCCTGGAGAAAGTTTAATGGATGCTTTAATAATTGCCATTCAAAGCGGCTTAGACGTTCGTATATTAATTCCGGGTATATCAGATTCAAAAATGGTGAACGCCGTGGCCAATGCTTATTATACAGAATTACTTAGGTATGGTGCAAAAATATACCAATACAATAAAGGATTTGTTCATGCGAAGACTATGGTCATCGACGATGATTTAGCCATTATTGGGTCTGCTAATATGGATTATCGAAGTTTTGATCTCAATTTTGAAGTCAATGCCATGGTCTATAGTAAAAAAATAGCCCAACAACTAGCTGATGTTTTTGAAAACGATTTAATAGCATCAGAACAAATAAATGCTATAAATTGGTTGAACCGACCAAAACACCTAGTTCTTTGGGAAAAAATAGTCAGGTTATTATCTCCTTTTTTATGA
- a CDS encoding GNAT family N-acetyltransferase, whose amino-acid sequence MTIEKAQLEDLESIIAIEQQIFNTDAYPAFVVRQLFDISGAYFLVAKEDDKVLGYALGGINTNEKKAWILSLGVALEARGKGLGKQLTETLITVVKAEPIEEIALTVYPDNLAAIKIYKELGFLGDLILDNYFLDHEERIIMTLKMI is encoded by the coding sequence ATGACTATAGAAAAAGCGCAATTAGAAGACCTCGAAAGCATTATTGCCATTGAACAACAAATTTTTAATACCGATGCTTATCCTGCTTTTGTGGTACGACAGCTTTTTGATATTTCTGGCGCTTATTTTTTGGTAGCGAAAGAAGACGACAAGGTTTTAGGCTATGCATTAGGTGGTATAAATACCAATGAAAAGAAAGCTTGGATTTTGTCTTTAGGAGTGGCTTTAGAGGCAAGAGGAAAAGGTTTAGGAAAACAATTAACCGAAACATTAATCACCGTTGTGAAAGCAGAACCTATAGAAGAAATTGCCCTAACGGTGTACCCAGACAATCTAGCTGCCATTAAAATTTACAAAGAATTAGGTTTCTTAGGTGACTTAATTTTAGACAACTATTTTCTAGACCATGAAGAACGAATCATAATGACTTTAAAAATGATTTAA
- a CDS encoding MBL fold metallo-hydrolase RNA specificity domain-containing protein translates to MEKYATITFLGASGVVTGSKFLVETSELNILIDCGMFQGLKELRKINWQALAVDVSAIDMVLLTHGHLDHVGYLPRLVMQGFKGKIIGTAPTLAIAEIILRDSAKIHEEEAQKANKEQYTKHHPALPYYRLEDVEKTLRLFQVSKENKWISIADHISYRMQYNGHIIGAVFIELDILGKKFVFSGDIGRRKDYLLREPMRPEWADYLCIESTYGDKLHPKEDIEAKLATLIKETIHNQGNLIIPSFAVERLQTLMFILWELYKKNKIPNIPIFIDSPMGNNVLDVFNRFSKWHKLSPEAYKAMLHHFNIVSSYRETWETIDDKRSKIIIAGSGMVTGGRVLTYLQQLIDEPTTTVLLVGYQAEGTRGRQLKDGAHEIKFFGKYYPVKAKIESIESLSAHADQEDLLHWMGTIKNIPEKVFLIHGEPAALDAFRVKIKETFSWNVHIPKLHEVEKIRL, encoded by the coding sequence ATGGAAAAATATGCTACTATCACTTTTCTTGGCGCCTCAGGAGTTGTCACTGGTTCTAAGTTTTTAGTGGAAACTTCAGAGCTCAATATACTTATAGATTGCGGGATGTTTCAAGGCTTAAAAGAACTTAGAAAAATTAATTGGCAAGCTTTAGCTGTTGACGTTTCGGCCATCGACATGGTGCTATTAACCCATGGACATTTAGATCATGTAGGCTATTTGCCACGCTTAGTCATGCAAGGTTTTAAAGGCAAAATAATAGGCACTGCTCCTACTCTGGCTATTGCTGAAATTATTTTAAGAGATAGCGCGAAAATACATGAAGAGGAAGCCCAAAAGGCCAATAAAGAACAGTACACAAAACACCATCCTGCTCTGCCTTACTATAGACTGGAAGATGTAGAAAAAACACTGAGATTATTTCAAGTTTCCAAAGAAAATAAATGGATATCCATAGCGGATCATATTTCTTATCGGATGCAGTACAACGGGCATATTATTGGTGCCGTTTTTATTGAGTTAGATATCCTTGGCAAAAAGTTTGTATTCTCAGGCGATATAGGTAGAAGAAAAGATTATTTATTACGGGAACCAATGAGACCCGAATGGGCAGATTATCTATGCATAGAAAGCACCTATGGCGATAAATTACATCCAAAAGAAGACATAGAAGCTAAATTGGCCACTTTAATTAAAGAAACAATCCATAACCAAGGAAATCTTATTATTCCCAGCTTTGCCGTAGAACGCTTGCAAACATTAATGTTTATTCTTTGGGAATTGTACAAGAAAAATAAAATTCCGAATATTCCTATTTTTATTGATAGCCCCATGGGCAATAATGTATTAGATGTTTTTAATAGATTCTCCAAATGGCATAAACTAAGTCCTGAAGCATATAAGGCTATGCTTCATCATTTTAACATTGTAAGTTCTTACCGAGAAACCTGGGAAACTATTGATGATAAACGCTCAAAAATTATCATCGCTGGCAGTGGCATGGTGACTGGTGGTAGAGTATTAACCTATTTACAGCAACTTATTGACGAGCCCACAACCACGGTTTTATTGGTGGGTTACCAAGCAGAAGGTACACGAGGCCGACAATTAAAAGATGGAGCGCACGAAATTAAATTTTTCGGCAAATACTACCCCGTAAAAGCCAAAATTGAGAGCATTGAAAGTTTATCTGCACATGCAGATCAAGAAGACTTACTTCATTGGATGGGTACTATTAAAAATATTCCAGAAAAAGTATTTTTAATCCATGGAGAACCTGCTGCATTAGATGCCTTTAGAGTTAAAATTAAGGAAACCTTTTCGTGGAATGTTCATATTCCAAAACTACATGAAGTAGAAAAAATAAGGCTTTAA